In Deferribacter autotrophicus, a single genomic region encodes these proteins:
- a CDS encoding response regulator, whose product MSKILAIDDSPTMHRLFKMIFTEENGYQLESAYNGEEGLEILKSFNPDIILLDFIMPKLNGFQFAKLIRNEMNKDTPILLITSRAEDVGTRFQERFTNIDFIAKPFQADDLVNKVEEMLNTKAGNTAEKSADYFSSSDYESLQAEESSVSVLPINKLQDNVMTKIIKQVEDGVLPSLRALIEKTLKFETGYMISDVKGTEITLEKLKELIDKFEGVLTFFNNERDIHFYIQHGFIIHAWIGDNKFHDVYELFQDICNTCLMEVETLSELYEQLRNLNFDDSYIQKYYESYLLSIIEQILEEDFRYYLDEVDIPETCHSRFKYDVSNLIPSYHVFKEEKIEINKIIFDDNLKPKKVDTNISSLSRFEKKIYELCDGNKNVGKIVKYFGNNKQIAKNTIGALVLTGFLEI is encoded by the coding sequence ATGTCTAAGATACTTGCAATAGACGATAGCCCAACTATGCATCGTCTTTTCAAAATGATCTTTACTGAAGAAAATGGTTATCAGTTAGAATCTGCATATAACGGTGAAGAAGGATTAGAAATCCTGAAAAGTTTTAATCCAGATATCATACTACTCGACTTCATTATGCCAAAATTAAACGGTTTTCAATTCGCAAAACTTATCAGAAACGAAATGAATAAAGATACTCCTATTTTACTAATTACCAGTAGAGCTGAAGACGTAGGAACAAGATTTCAAGAAAGATTTACAAATATAGACTTTATTGCCAAGCCTTTTCAAGCAGACGATTTAGTAAACAAAGTTGAAGAGATGCTAAATACCAAAGCAGGTAACACCGCAGAAAAATCCGCTGACTATTTTAGCTCTTCAGATTATGAATCATTACAAGCAGAAGAATCATCTGTTTCTGTACTTCCTATCAACAAACTTCAAGATAATGTAATGACTAAAATAATCAAACAAGTAGAAGATGGCGTATTACCATCTTTGAGAGCTTTAATTGAAAAGACATTAAAATTTGAAACAGGATACATGATAAGTGATGTTAAAGGTACTGAGATTACTCTAGAGAAACTAAAGGAGCTAATCGATAAATTTGAAGGGGTTCTTACTTTTTTTAATAATGAGAGGGATATTCATTTCTACATTCAACATGGATTTATAATTCATGCATGGATTGGAGACAATAAATTTCATGATGTTTACGAGCTATTCCAAGATATTTGCAATACATGCCTAATGGAAGTAGAAACATTATCCGAGCTTTATGAACAATTAAGAAATTTGAACTTTGATGACAGCTACATCCAAAAATACTATGAATCATATCTTCTTTCAATAATTGAGCAGATTTTAGAGGAAGATTTTAGGTATTACCTAGATGAAGTAGATATACCAGAAACTTGCCACTCGCGATTCAAATATGACGTTTCCAACCTTATTCCTTCATACCATGTATTTAAAGAAGAAAAAATCGAAATAAACAAAATAATTTTTGACGACAATTTAAAGCCCAAAAAAGTGGATACTAATATTTCATCGCTAAGTAGATTTGAGAAAAAAATTTATGAACTATGTGATGGAAATAAAAATGTTGGAAAAATTGTAAAATACTTTGGCAACAACAAACAAATAGCCAAAAATACAATTGGTGCATTAGTATTAACTGGTTTTCTAGAGATATAA
- a CDS encoding response regulator transcription factor, whose protein sequence is MKKILIAEDSATEREIMRKALEAEGYIVVPVEDGDRAIEEVKKNNYDLVILDVIMPGKNGYQVCREIKKDELIKDIPVIIVTSKGQESDKFWGKKQGADEYIVKPFNIDELIKTVKRFL, encoded by the coding sequence ATGAAAAAAATCCTAATTGCAGAAGATAGCGCCACTGAAAGAGAAATTATGAGAAAAGCGTTAGAAGCTGAAGGGTATATAGTAGTACCTGTTGAAGATGGTGATAGAGCTATTGAAGAAGTTAAAAAGAATAACTATGACCTTGTTATATTAGATGTTATTATGCCAGGTAAAAATGGATATCAAGTATGCAGAGAAATTAAAAAAGACGAACTTATAAAAGATATACCAGTAATTATCGTAACATCCAAAGGGCAAGAAAGTGATAAATTTTGGGGTAAAAAACAAGGTGCTGATGAATATATCGTAAAACCTTTTAATATTGATGAATTGATCAAAACTGTGAAGAGGTTTCTGTGA
- a CDS encoding chemotaxis protein CheW, producing the protein MIKELLDKKLKKDVFADKVEKETFIECKVGNFIFFINLKDVYIILDFKPLVEIPGAPPHLLGLVYYQGEVIPILDLKSYLNQTLVQKTIDTRYVIIKAKDELLGIFVDESSKMISIPKPSIEPVDEELFSFKCKYQNDEIKILDVLKCYNVFKID; encoded by the coding sequence GTGATCAAAGAACTCCTTGATAAAAAACTAAAAAAAGATGTCTTCGCAGATAAGGTAGAAAAAGAAACATTTATTGAATGTAAAGTAGGAAATTTTATATTTTTTATCAACTTAAAAGATGTCTATATAATCTTAGATTTTAAACCACTTGTGGAAATCCCTGGTGCACCACCACATCTACTCGGTTTAGTTTATTATCAGGGGGAAGTAATACCAATATTAGACTTGAAAAGTTATCTCAATCAAACATTAGTTCAAAAGACAATTGACACAAGATATGTTATTATAAAAGCAAAAGATGAATTATTGGGTATTTTTGTGGATGAATCATCTAAAATGATATCAATACCAAAACCTTCTATTGAACCCGTTGACGAAGAATTATTTAGCTTTAAATGTAAATATCAAAATGATGAAATCAAAATTTTAGATGTGTTAAAGTGCTATAACGTATTCAAAATTGATTAA
- a CDS encoding methyl-accepting chemotaxis protein yields the protein MRLSLNVKLFILILLLIFVTGFISSYFIYKNSTNLALSQVQKELSGKVNNVRVILDQINEDIISTVSVTSKLQELKDAFKNNEGKRKLNKVFNDLLARKEIGYIKGFFVIDQDYNYVNKKFLFKGDVPGIDEFIYFEDLEKEKIYFEPILSLDFPYFVYYTGIFEKGKVIGALGAVIDANYIFTSINKSFTVSDTHNAEPTCQSCHTGAKNLLNYGFVITLDDDGNVLLNTLVRDTLIIAPDKFFTNIVKKEKNNLFKKSSINKEISFQNNSFVGSIGRVKLNKFGIIVGFFKNKAYILGQVEKGRQQSILYTIGFAGLVFILTFILFKILFSPLFKINETMRKIQKGDYDVRVNIKRKDELGDIANTLNEMLDELKNYIQTEEDRNRLQRQAIHLMDVVSSAADGDLTVQAEVTADELGAVADAFNLMTESIKELIAEIKKAGDSIVVSTEELLKSSEKTTSGARTQIEELEKVVQKLEDFKNRMTEVVNNATKTLDIVLQANESAKSGSKLLQETIEAMSDVRRYSQLASKKVKSLGEKSMEINEITRVISEISNQTNLLALNAAIEAARAGEYGHGFAVVADEIRKLAERTNEATEEITNLIKTVQSETSDTVKLVEESSSKIEFSSKKTEEAGDALIEINVSLEKVSNAVKGMTESISSQAEETNEVIEVTEKVKEIAVTTAQDVQKTNKIITTLSQLAEMLNEAVNKFKVE from the coding sequence ATGAGACTTAGTTTGAATGTCAAGCTTTTCATTTTGATCCTTTTACTGATTTTCGTTACAGGATTTATTTCTTCTTATTTTATCTACAAAAACTCTACAAACTTGGCTCTATCTCAGGTACAAAAAGAACTTTCTGGTAAGGTTAATAATGTCCGTGTGATTTTAGACCAGATAAATGAGGATATAATTTCTACAGTATCAGTTACCTCTAAACTTCAAGAACTAAAAGATGCTTTTAAAAATAATGAAGGTAAGAGAAAACTTAATAAAGTCTTTAATGACCTTTTAGCCAGAAAAGAAATCGGATATATTAAGGGTTTTTTTGTAATAGACCAAGATTACAATTATGTGAATAAAAAGTTTTTATTTAAAGGAGACGTACCTGGTATCGATGAATTTATATATTTTGAAGACTTAGAAAAAGAAAAGATTTATTTCGAACCTATACTCTCTTTAGATTTCCCTTATTTTGTCTACTACACAGGAATTTTTGAAAAAGGTAAAGTAATTGGAGCCCTTGGCGCAGTAATTGATGCTAACTACATATTCACTTCAATTAACAAATCATTTACTGTGAGTGACACTCATAATGCTGAGCCAACATGTCAGAGCTGCCATACAGGAGCAAAAAATCTTTTAAATTATGGTTTTGTTATAACTCTAGATGATGATGGTAATGTACTTTTAAATACTCTTGTGCGGGATACACTTATTATTGCTCCTGATAAGTTTTTTACAAATATTGTAAAAAAAGAAAAGAACAACCTTTTTAAAAAATCATCAATCAATAAAGAGATTTCTTTCCAAAACAACAGTTTTGTAGGCTCTATTGGTAGAGTAAAACTTAATAAATTTGGTATTATAGTAGGATTTTTTAAGAATAAAGCCTATATCTTAGGTCAAGTTGAAAAAGGTAGACAGCAATCAATCCTTTATACTATAGGTTTTGCTGGTTTAGTGTTTATTTTAACTTTCATCCTCTTCAAAATACTTTTCTCCCCATTATTCAAAATAAATGAAACAATGCGTAAAATTCAAAAAGGTGATTATGATGTAAGGGTTAATATTAAAAGAAAAGATGAACTGGGTGATATTGCAAATACTTTGAATGAAATGCTTGATGAATTAAAAAATTATATTCAAACGGAAGAAGACAGAAATAGGCTACAAAGACAAGCAATACATCTGATGGATGTAGTTTCGAGTGCCGCTGATGGTGATTTGACCGTTCAAGCAGAAGTTACCGCTGATGAATTAGGAGCGGTAGCAGACGCTTTTAACCTCATGACAGAAAGTATAAAAGAATTAATTGCTGAAATTAAAAAAGCTGGTGACTCCATTGTTGTGTCTACAGAAGAACTGCTTAAATCTTCAGAAAAAACAACTTCTGGAGCACGTACTCAGATTGAAGAGCTTGAAAAAGTTGTTCAAAAATTGGAAGATTTTAAAAATAGAATGACTGAGGTTGTGAATAATGCCACCAAAACCCTTGATATAGTTTTACAGGCAAACGAAAGTGCTAAAAGCGGTAGTAAGCTACTTCAAGAAACCATTGAGGCTATGAGTGACGTTAGAAGGTATTCTCAACTCGCCAGTAAAAAAGTTAAATCCCTTGGTGAAAAATCAATGGAGATTAACGAAATCACAAGAGTGATTAGTGAAATTTCTAACCAAACAAACCTTCTTGCTCTCAACGCAGCTATAGAGGCAGCAAGGGCAGGTGAATATGGACACGGATTTGCAGTGGTTGCTGATGAAATCAGAAAGCTTGCAGAAAGAACAAATGAAGCAACAGAAGAAATTACTAATCTTATAAAAACAGTACAATCAGAGACAAGTGATACAGTAAAACTCGTTGAAGAAAGTTCCTCCAAAATTGAATTTAGTTCGAAGAAAACCGAAGAGGCAGGAGATGCGTTAATTGAAATTAATGTAAGCCTTGAAAAAGTGAGTAACGCGGTAAAAGGGATGACAGAAAGTATTTCCTCTCAAGCTGAAGAGACCAATGAAGTAATCGAAGTAACTGAAAAAGTGAAAGAAATTGCAGTAACTACTGCTCAAGACGTTCAGAAAACCAACAAGATTATTACAACTCTATCCCAACTTGCTGAAATGCTCAATGAAGCAGTTAACAAATTTAAAGTAGAGTAA